CTGGTTCATGCCGTGGGACTGGGGCAACACCCAGCTCACCTACAACTCCGACAAGATCGACGCGAAGGATGTGCAGTCGCTGAAGGCCTTCGCCGACCCCAAGTTCAAGGGGCGGGTCTCAATCGGCGACAATGTCGACGACGCCTATGCGCTGGCCAGCCTTGCCATCGGGCTCAAGGACTGGACCAAGATGACGGACAACCAGTTCAAGCAGGCTTCCGACTTCCTGCGTCAGGTGCACAAAAATGTCCGCTCCTACTGGACCGATACCACCGACGTCGTGCAGTTGCTGAGCGGCGGCGAGGTCGATCTCGCCTGGGCATGGAACGATGCCACAGTACAATCCGTCGCTGCCGGTGTGCCGATCAAGTCCAAGAAGGATACGGACGAAGGCATCTCGACCTGGGTCTGCGGCTACGTGCTGTTCAAGGACGCACCCGGCAATGTCGACAAGGCCTATGACTACCTCAACGCGATCAACGATCCCGAGACCGCCAAGGTGCTGGTCAAGGACTGGGGTTATGGCCAGGCCAACGCCAAGGGCATGGCCGGCGTCGACCCGGCGATCCTGAAAGAAAAGGGCTATGACGACGTGCAGAAATTCGTCGACAAGACCCTGTTCCAATCGCCCGTGCCGTCGTCGCTCAAGCTCAAGATGATCGCCGAATTCGAGAAGATCAAGGCAGGCTACTAAAGCTCTGTCCGGCCTCCTCCGTCTGCCTGTCAGTGCGCCGGGCAGACGGTCTCGCCAAGGCCGCTGAAATTCCGTAACGTCGCCCGGCCGCTTTTCGCGATGAGGAGTTTCGCGCCATGAATTCCATGCTTCGCCGCCTCGCCCTTGCCGCTGCTCTTACAGTCGGCGCCGGCGCCGTGCTTGCTTATGCCGAAGGCGGCGGCGACCTCGTCGTGTTCGACTGGTCAGGCTATGAAGATCCGTTGCTGCACCCCGACTACACCGCCAAATACGGCGCCGAGCCGACCTTTGCTTTCTTCGGCGACGAGGAGGAAGCGTTCCAGAAGATGCGCGCCGGCTTCAAGGCCGACATCGCCCACCCCTGCTCGCAAAGCGTGACCAAGTGGCGCGCGGCCGGCATTCTGCAACCGCTCGACACCTCGCGGATCGCCGGCTGGAAGGATCTCAATCCCGGCATCATGGCGATGAAGGATCTCGCCGTCACCGCCGACGGCAAGGCCTGGTTCATGCCGTTCGATTGGGGCAACACTTCGCTGCTCTACCGCACCGACAAGGTCACGGCGGAGGAAGCGCAGTCGCTGAAGATTTTCGCCGATCCCAAATTCAAGGGCCGCGTCACCATCGGCGACAATGTCGATGACGCCTATGCGCTGGCCAGCCTGGTCATCGGCCTCAAGGACTGGACCAAGATGACCGACGCGCAGTTCCAGGAGGCGTCCGCCTTCCTGCGTGACGTCCACAAGAACATCCGCTTTTACTGGACCGACGACACCGACCTCAACCAGGCCTTTACCGGCAATGAGGTCGACCTAGTCTGGGGCTGGAATGAGACCTTCGTGACGCTCAAGGGCCAAGGCATGCCGATCGCCATGAACCGCGACACCAGGGAAGGCATATCCACCTGGGTGTGCGGCTATGTGCTGATGAAGGATGCGCCGGGCAAGCTCGATCAGGCCTATGATTTCCTCAGTGCGGTCAACGCGCATGCCGTGTCCGATTACTTGGTCAAGACCTTCGGCTACGGCCACGGCAACAGCGCCGGGATGGCCGCGATCGACCATCAGGTGCTGAGCGACCGTGGCTTCGACAATCTCGACAAGTTCTTGGACAAGACGCTGTTCCAGCAGCCGGTGCCGCCTGAGCTCAAGCAGCGCATGGTCACGGAATTCGAGAAGATCAAGGCCGGCTATTGAGCGACAGGACTGAAAGAACCGATGTCGTCATCGTCGGCGCCGGTTTCACCGGCCTGTCGGCTGCGCTTGAGCTGAGAAAGGCCGGCATCGATGTCGTGCTGCTCGAAGCACGCGACCGCGTCGGCGGCAGGGTCGAGGCTATTCGCAACGGGCTTGGCGAGCGCATCGACAGCGGCGGCCAGTTTTTCTGCGAAGACATGCCGGAGGTGACGGCGCTGGCCGCGTCCCGTGGCAAGGCCTTCGTCGAAACCTATGTGAATGGCGATTTCATCACCCATCCATCGCTGTCGGTCGAAGAGGCCGAACGGACCTATCATGGCGCGATGGCAATCCGCGAGCGGATGAATGCGATCGAGCCGGACGATCCCTCGATCGCCGGCATGAGCGCTGCCGCCTGGCTCGAACGCCAGCCTGATCCCACTGACGCCAAGACGGCTTTCCGCTCGATGATCGAAGGCCTGTGGTGCCTGGCGATGGACAAGGTGCCGCTGTGGTACCTCATCGACAATGACCGCCGCATCACCAACGAGATGCCCGAGCTGCAATATTCGCTGCTCGAAACCATGCAGTCGCTGGCCGAGGACATGGCGGGAGATCTCGGCGACAGGGTTTGGCTGAACGAACCGGTTACGCGCATCGAGCACGGGCCGCAACGGGTTCGTGCCGTCTCGGCGAGCAACTCCATCGAAGCGCGAAAAGTGCTGGTCGCGCTGCCGCCGGCGACGGCCGCGAAGCTGGATTTCGCGCCCGCTCTGCCGCCGGCTCTCGCAAAGGCGCTCGGTGTCTGGGAAAGCGGTGCGGTGATCAAGATCCTGGTGCGCTATCCCACGCCGTTCTGGCGCGAGCGCGACCTGTGCGGCATGGTGATGTGGCGCGACCTGCCGGGCCTGTTCGCCTGTGACGCCAGCAAGGATGCGCAACATGCCGCGCTGGTCGTCTTCGTCGGCGGACCGCTGGCCTTGCATTGGCGTCCGCTCGCGGACGCGGCGCTGCGTGCGGAGGTCACGGCAAGGCTCGTTGATGCCCTTGGCCCGGAGGCGGCCGATATTATCGATTTCAGCCAGCGCGACTGGATCGATGACCGCTGGAGCGGCGGCGCCTACAGCGACCTTATTGTCGATGTGACGGCACGGGATGCCGAGCGCACGATCCGTGCCGGCGCAGATCCTGTTCATTTCGCATCGTCGGAACTGTCGCCGTCATTCCCGGGCTATGTCGAAGGCGCCATCGTGATGGGGCGGATCGCAGCCAAACAGATCGCGACGGAACTTAAAATTCTTAGTGGAGCATGATCTTATTCCGAAAACCGGTTTCCACTTTTCGGGATCATGCTCAGTCCGCCATCGCCACCAAGGCCTCCGGATCGTAGCCGAGGCGGATCGAAGTGCCGACGGGGATATCGTCGGCGCCGAAGTCGTTGGTCTCGGTGACCGACAGTGGCTTTTCCAATCCGGGTATCTCGACGATGAGATGGGTGATCTCGCCAAAATAGTGGCGTTCGACCACCTTGCCGGCCACTTCGAATTTCGCCGTCGCGTTGTCCCACAGCACGCGCAATCGCTCCGGCCTGATGCCCAGCGTGGCGCCGCCGCCATTGCGCACGAAGGCTTTCGGCTTGTCGGTCCGGACGCGGCCGAAGCCCAGCGTGCCGACGACCAGCGAGGCGGCATTCTCCTCGACGATCTCAGCTTTTACGAAATTCATGCCGCCGAGGAAGTCGGCGACCTGGCGGTTGACCGGCCGCTGGTAGATTTCCTTGGGCGAGGCGACCTGGGCGATCTTGCCGCCGAACATTACGGCGATGCGATCGGACATAGCGAGCGCCTCATACTGGTCATGGGTGACCAGCACGAAGGTGATGCCGACCGCCTGCTGCAGGCGGCGCAGTTCGACCTGCATCTGCTCGCGCAATTTCTTGTCGAGAGCCGACAGCGGCTCGTCGAGCAGCAGCACTTTGGGCCGCATCACCAAGGCGCGGGCGAGCGCCACGCGCTGGCGCTGGCCGCCGGAAAGCTCGGTGGCGAGGCGTTTGCCGAGGCCGGTGAGCGACACCTGCGCCAGCGCTTCCTCGACGCGGCGCTTTTCTTCCGTTCCTCCCAGCCTGAGCCGTTTCAGCCCATAGGCGACATTCTGCTCGACATTGAGATGCGGGAAGATGGCATAGCTCTGGAACACCATGTTGGTCGGCCGGCGGTTGGCCGGGATGCCTTCCATCGACTGGCCGCCCGACAGCGGGAACTCCTGATAGAACTGCACCGATTCCGGCATGATCGACAGCGCGTTGTTGGGGAAGATGCCGTAATAGATCCAGGCCCTGCGCAGATGCTCCGGCAGGTGTGAGGCATCGGGCGTGAGCTTGATGTATTCGCGCACGCTCCAGCGCCGGCCGGCATGCGGATTGTAGGTGGCAAACGAGCGCGACACGCCGTTGATGAACGGCTCGTCGAAATAGGTCGAGCCGTAGAGATCCTGCAGCGCCGGATGCGCCATGGCGACGTGGTAGCCTTCATTGTCGACGTCGCGCACCGACTTCCAGTTGACCGGCGTTTTCTGTGTCCAGATGCCCCAGGACGGCACCATCTCGGCCACGTTGTAGTGTGCCATCTCGGCCTCGATCGGCTTCAACAGTTCGGCCACCGAAGGCTGCGGGCCGCCCTTGCGAAAGCGGACAAAGATGAAGCCCATCCATATCTCAAGGTCGAGCGGCATCAGGCCGAATTCGGTCTTGTCGAGCTCGGGGAAGGAGCGCGGCCGGGCGGCGCCGCGCAGCGTGCCGTCGAGATTGTAGACCCAGCCATGGAACGGGCAGACCAGCGCGTTCTTGCAGGTGCCCTGGCTGTCGGCGACGACGCGGCTGCCGCGATGCCGGCACATGTTGTTGAAGGCGCGCACGACGCCGTCCTTGCCGCGCACGATGAGCGCCCGCTCGCCGACCACGTCCATAGTCAGATAGTCGCCGGCATTCGGCACGTCGCAGACATGGCCGGCGATCTGCCAATGGTTGCGGAAGACGTATTCCTTCTCAAGTTCGAGAAGCGCGTCGGAGTGATAACTCCAGCCCGGCAGACCCCGCCGGTCCCAATCATTGGGGATCGCCACGTCACGGAGATGCGGGTTCATAAAAAAGCTCTTCTTTTATTGAATACTCATTCAATAAAACCATATTTTACATTGAAATGCAATGGCTTGTAGAAATCACAACTTTTCAAGTCGGCACAACAGGACCAGCTGAAAGCCAGAAAATCCCGGAATATCCGGGCGTTAACCGGGGGCGTGAAATAGCTGTCCGGCATGCGGATTTGGCCGTGCCGAGCTTGCAAACACGGCCCGCTCCGAGACGAAAATACCTGGCGTCCGCAAATTCGATCCGCAGTGTGAGCTTGTTCATAGTGCGGCCGACAGGAAGCGGGCTTGGTGCGTTCGCGGCCCGCCTGTCGTCAACATTTGATTGCCCGGATGAAACAGCTTCGCAAACGCATCTTGCCGTCGGCACATGACCGGATCTGTCCGGATATGCCCGAATTTCTTGTTTCAAACCTGTTACGCGGGCAAGCCAAGCGCATCATTCGCCCGTTACCAGGCGCGCTTAGGTTCGTTTCATAAGAAAACGAAGGGGAGCAGCAATGCATACGAAAGTCGAGATCACTAGCAACGAACGACGCGCCAAACTGGCACTGCGTCAGCGCGCCAGCGACCATCCGGTTGCGATGTTCTCCATGCTGGGCGCCTGCGCTCTGGCCGTCATGTTCCTGACACCGGCTTCCGGTCCGGCTTTTGCTTCGCTCAACCCGCCGGCCAATGTTGTCCAGGGCGCGCCGACCACCATCAAGACCGCCCGGCTGCCGGAGCCGGAAATCGATTTTGCCTGCCAGGGTCAGGCCTGGGGCGCCGAGAGCGCGGAGTGCCTGCGCGTCATCGCCGCCCAGTCCGGCGTGCACAAGGCGCGTTCCGTCCGCATGATCGCCAACGCAGCGCCGCTGACCACGACACCCAACGTTTTCTGAACCTCCCGAGCGCTTCCTCCCGCGCTCGTTCTTGGCTCCCGCCGCTTCCCTCGGTCGGGAGCCTCTTTTTTAGGGCCTATCGATATTCGGGTGAGGCCGGCCTGCGCATGGAGGTTCCCTGCGCTTCCGGTGCTCGCGTACTTCAAGTACGCTCCGCTCCGGTTCTCGGGAACCACCATTCTCGACTCCGCCTGACCCGAATCTCGATAGACCCTACGTGGGTGCTTCGGAAAACTTAGCCGGCGGCGGCGACCTGGTCGGCTATTGCCGAGAGTACGCCGCGGACGTCCAGCGTCGAGAACGGCTTTTCCAGGATTTGCGGGCGCTGCGGCGCCGGCAAGGCTTCGATCTCGGCCTTGGCGCCGATCAGGTCGCCGGTTACCAACACGAAGCGTTTGGCCAGCGCCAGGTTGTCGGCGAGCAATTCGCGGTAGATGGCAATGCCGCTGGTGCCGGGCATGCGCAAGTCGGAAAAGACGATGTCTGGCGGCATGTGGCCGGTCAAGGTCGCCGCCGCCGACGTCCAGGCCGGCACGACCCGCGACTTGATACCCATCAGTTCCAGGATGTCGGAGAGGGAGCCGGCGACGTCGGGTTCGTCGTCGATGATCAGCGCATGGCGCAAGCCGCTGGAACGAGCCGGGCTGTCGCCGGCTGCTGCCGCGCCGCCGGTGATTACCGGCAGCTGGACGACGAAGCGCGCGCCACGCGGCAGCACCTCCTCGAACCAGATATTGCCGTTGTGGCGCTCGACGATCGATTTCGAGATCGACAGGCCGATGCCGGTGCCGACGCCGACCGGCTTGGTGGTGAAATAGGATTCGAAGATGCGGCTGCGGATCGCCTCGGGAATGCCCGGTCCGTTGTCCTCGACCGAAAACCCGGGGTTGCCGCGATCGCTGCGGAATGTCCGCACCTTGATCAGGCGGTCGCCGCCGATACCGGCCAGAGCGTGTTGGCTGTTGATCAGGAAATTGGCGGCCACCTGCGTGACGTGGTCGGCATCGGCCATCGCCAGCAGCGGGCCGGGCGCGAAATCGGTGTCGATGATGATGCCGCTCGAGCGTGCGCCATAGGCGGTTACTTCGAGTGCGGCGCGGATCACCTGGTTGAGATCGGTCTCGGCCTGCGCCGCCGGATGCAGGCGCACCATCGACAGGAAGCTTTTGACGATGCGGCCGCAGCGCTCGGCAGCGGCGCGCACTTTCTCGGCGCGAACCTTGGTCTGCGGGTCGGTGGCGAATTCATGCAGCAGCGTCGACTGCGCAACGACCACGGCGAGCGGGTTGTTGAGCTCGTGCGAAACACCGGCCAGC
This region of Mesorhizobium sp. C432A genomic DNA includes:
- a CDS encoding extracellular solute-binding protein, with the translated sequence MNSMLRRLALAAALTVGAGAVLAYAEGGGDLVVFDWSGYEDPLLHPDYTAKYGAEPTFAFFGDEEEAFQKMRAGFKADIAHPCSQSVTKWRAAGILQPLDTSRIAGWKDLNPGIMAMKDLAVTADGKAWFMPFDWGNTSLLYRTDKVTAEEAQSLKIFADPKFKGRVTIGDNVDDAYALASLVIGLKDWTKMTDAQFQEASAFLRDVHKNIRFYWTDDTDLNQAFTGNEVDLVWGWNETFVTLKGQGMPIAMNRDTREGISTWVCGYVLMKDAPGKLDQAYDFLSAVNAHAVSDYLVKTFGYGHGNSAGMAAIDHQVLSDRGFDNLDKFLDKTLFQQPVPPELKQRMVTEFEKIKAGY
- a CDS encoding hybrid sensor histidine kinase/response regulator — encoded protein: MTAEPAPRMDPQGARQSAAMAAVRVVRRLRDAGDWQREMETILETLCSAMNCQRGILFRLRELPGQGFAQSVAAYWIDPRFGGELASPTVIMQSIVDTDPLLERIGEDERQGKIFAGHTRDLDGFLRADFEKQHIKSFLSVSVFAHGHLWGTFAVNDCLNEREWTEEEEATMHIIALAIGDAIEHSPSDAHASEVIRRTMLQASLDAIIVIDETGSIIEFNPAAEKMFGYQRSDILGKDLLDTVVPEYYRKGYVSGAEYMSGRGAPMVGQRLETVTQNAAGEVFPIELTATEMRVADRQLIFGSIRDLRDKLRAEEEINRQREKLHQNEKMAAMGSLLAGVSHELNNPLAVVVAQSTLLHEFATDPQTKVRAEKVRAAAERCGRIVKSFLSMVRLHPAAQAETDLNQVIRAALEVTAYGARSSGIIIDTDFAPGPLLAMADADHVTQVAANFLINSQHALAGIGGDRLIKVRTFRSDRGNPGFSVEDNGPGIPEAIRSRIFESYFTTKPVGVGTGIGLSISKSIVERHNGNIWFEEVLPRGARFVVQLPVITGGAAAAGDSPARSSGLRHALIIDDEPDVAGSLSDILELMGIKSRVVPAWTSAAATLTGHMPPDIVFSDLRMPGTSGIAIYRELLADNLALAKRFVLVTGDLIGAKAEIEALPAPQRPQILEKPFSTLDVRGVLSAIADQVAAAG
- a CDS encoding flavin monoamine oxidase family protein, which encodes MSDRTERTDVVIVGAGFTGLSAALELRKAGIDVVLLEARDRVGGRVEAIRNGLGERIDSGGQFFCEDMPEVTALAASRGKAFVETYVNGDFITHPSLSVEEAERTYHGAMAIRERMNAIEPDDPSIAGMSAAAWLERQPDPTDAKTAFRSMIEGLWCLAMDKVPLWYLIDNDRRITNEMPELQYSLLETMQSLAEDMAGDLGDRVWLNEPVTRIEHGPQRVRAVSASNSIEARKVLVALPPATAAKLDFAPALPPALAKALGVWESGAVIKILVRYPTPFWRERDLCGMVMWRDLPGLFACDASKDAQHAALVVFVGGPLALHWRPLADAALRAEVTARLVDALGPEAADIIDFSQRDWIDDRWSGGAYSDLIVDVTARDAERTIRAGADPVHFASSELSPSFPGYVEGAIVMGRIAAKQIATELKILSGA
- a CDS encoding ABC transporter substrate-binding protein; the protein is MKRITRRLTLTLALTATLAGSAAAIAVAADKDLIVFDWSGYEDPSFHPKYVEKNGDSPTFAFFGDEDEAFEKVRSGFKADLGHPCSQSVTKWREAGLLQPLDTSRITGWKDLNPGIMAMKDLATTSDGKAWFMPWDWGNTQLTYNSDKIDAKDVQSLKAFADPKFKGRVSIGDNVDDAYALASLAIGLKDWTKMTDNQFKQASDFLRQVHKNVRSYWTDTTDVVQLLSGGEVDLAWAWNDATVQSVAAGVPIKSKKDTDEGISTWVCGYVLFKDAPGNVDKAYDYLNAINDPETAKVLVKDWGYGQANAKGMAGVDPAILKEKGYDDVQKFVDKTLFQSPVPSSLKLKMIAEFEKIKAGY